DNA sequence from the Fibrobacter sp. genome:
GGTAGCTTGCGTTTCGCCAGCAATATAAGCTTCGTTTTCAGCAACAGCCTGCTTGAACATTTCACTGTCAGAGAACAAGGTCACTTCGATCTTGTCAGTGATGGTGTAGTTCTGTTCCTTACGGCGGTTCTGGATGCGGTTCACCAATTCACGGGCGACGCAAGCGCGGCGCAGGTCATCGGTAACGTTCAGGTCCAGAGCAACGGTAAAGTGGCTGTCTGCGTCCACGGCAAGGCCTTCCGGCACAATGCGCTGGATCATCAAGCAGTCAGCGCCCACTTCGCCAAATTCGAACTTGATTGTCTCGCCACCCTGCAGGGCCTTGATTTCGTCAGCGGTAAGGCTGTTGAGCTTTGCAGAGATGACCTTCATGTTCTTGGCGTATTCAGGGCCCTTAGCCTTGATGCCCAGGAAGTTGGGCTTTGCAGAAAGCTTCACCAGAACGGTTTCATCTTCAAGGAACTTCATTTCGCGAACGTTCAGTTCTTCGAGGATGAGGTCCTTCATGGTCTGGGCGACATCGAGTTCTACGGAACCGTGAGGCACCACAGTCATGGAAGCAATGGGCATACGGTTCTTTACGTTGTTCGTAGCGCGGATTGCACGGCCCATTTCCACCATGCCGCGGACCATTGCGATACGCTGCACCAGGGCTTCGTCCTTCAAGGATTCGTCTGCGCTGGGGAATTCACAGAGATGAACGCTAACAGGTGCGTTGGCATCCACTTCGCGAACGAGAATCTGGTAGATTTCTTCGGCCAGGAGCGGCAGGAACGGAGCAAGAATCTTGCTGAAGTCCACCAGCACCTTGTACATGGTTGCATAAGCTGCGTTCTTGTCGCCATCGTTTTCAGACTTCCAGAAACGGCGGCGGCTACGACGGACGTACCAGTTGGTCAGGTCATCCACAGCAGCGATGATTGCAGGCACCACGTTGTACAAACGGTAAGCCTTCATTTCCACTTCGACCTTAGCGGCCAGATCCTGCAAGGTTGCAAGCATCCAGCGGTCCAGTTCGTTTTCGGACTTCACCACTTCACCCGGATTCCAGTTGAGCTGGCCCTTGGCGGCGTCGGCATTGTGGTTAGAAACGAAGAAGCTCACGGCGTTCCACAGCGGGAGCATCACCTGCTTCACAATGCCCTTCACACCTTCTTCGGAGAAGCGCAGGTCTTCGGCCTTAAGGGCAGCAGAGTTGATGAGGAACAGACGGATGGCGTCTGCGCCGGTGCGTTCGATAAGTTCGTTGGGGTCCGGATAGTTCTTCTTGGACTTGGACATCTTGGAACCGTCTTCGGCCAAGATGATACCGTTCACAATCACGTTCTTGAAGGCGGGCTTCTGGAACAGAGCGTTAGAAAGAACGGTCAAGGTGTAGAACCAACCACGGGTCTGGTCAAGACCTTCGGCAATGAAGTCAGCCGGGAAGCTCTTTTCAACCAGTTCCTTGTTTTCAAACGGATAGTGGCGGCTGGCATAAGGCATGGAGCCAGATTCGAACCAGCAGTCAAACACTTCCGGAGTACGCTTGAATTCCTTGCCATCCTTCTTGATGACAATCTTGTCCACGAAGTGCTTGTGGAGGTCTTCCAGAGTTTCGCCAGTGAGGTCGGCCAGTTCCTTGATGGAACCCACGGCGATCATTTCGCCGTCGTCAGCAATCCATACAGGAATCGGGGTACCCCAGAAACGGTTACGGGAAAGGTTCCAGTCGCGGGCGTTGGCAATCCACTTACCAAAGCGGCCGCTCTTGATGTGGTCGGGAACCCAGTTCACGGTCTGGTTGTTTTCGACCATCCATTCCTTCAAAGTCTTGGTGACACCTTCTGCGTTGGTGACTTCGCCATCGATCTTCAAGAACCAAGTCTTGAGGGCGCGGTACAGCAGAGGCACGCCGGTACGCCAGCAGTGGGGGTAGCTATGAACGAAGGTTTCGTGCTTGAACACACGGCCCTGTTCCTTGAGGTAGGCGATAATGCTCTTGTCGGCTTCCTTTGCACCCAGGCCCTGCCACATGGGGACCTTGTCGGTGAACTTACCTTCGGTATCCAGCGGATCGAAGAGGCCCAGGCCAAGAGATGCGCCCAGCTGGAAGTCTTCTTCACCGAAGGAAGGAGCGATATGCACAGCACCGGCACCGTCTTCGTCGCTAACGAAATCGGCAACGTAAATTGTGTAACGCTTTGCAAGTTCTTCTGGAGTTGCATAAGCGTCGCTAATGTGGAACAAGGCTTCGTACTTGAGGCCAGCCAGGTCGGAACCCATGCACTTGTCCACGATGTTGGGCTGCTTGAAGTAAGCGCCAGCGCGGGTACCCATGACCCAGAACTTCTTGCCGTCCTGTTCTACGCAAACGTATTCGGCGTCAGCCTTCACTGCAATAGCGAAGTTGGAAGGAAGAGTCCAGGGAGTGGTGGTCCAAACCAGGATGTTGGAGCCAGCAAACTTGGCGTTATCGGAAACCAGCGGGAAGATAAGAGTCAAGGACGGGTCCTGACGGTCCTTATAGCCCTGGTTGGTTTCGAAGTTGGAAAGCGGAGTAGCAAGGGCCGGGCTGTACGGCTGAATGCGGTAGCCCTGGTAGATGAGGCCCTTGTCGAAGCACTGCTTGAACACCCACCACACAGATTCCATGAAGTTCTTGTCCATGGTCTTGTAGCCCTTGTCGAAGTCCACCCAGCGGCCCATGCGACGAACCGTCTTGCGCCATTCACCGGTGTACTTCAGAACCTTGCTACGGCAGGTTTCGTTAAACTTATCTACGCCCAGGTTCTGGATTTCGGCAACACCAGCCAGACCCAGTTCGTTCTGCACCAGAGATTCAATAGGAAGACCGTGACAGTCCCAACCAAAACCGCGAGGAACCTTCTTGCCCTTCATGGTCCAGTAACGGGGAACGATATCCTTGATGGTACCAGCCAGCAAGTGACCATAGTGCGGAAGGCCAGTTGCAAACGGAGGGCCATCGTAGAAAGTATAGGGTGCAGTTTCCGGACGGCTGTCCAGAGACTTCTTAAAGCTATCATCCTTATCCCACAATCCGAGCACGCGCTCTTCGATTTGCGGGAAGGTTTCTTCCTTAACTACTTCACGAAACAAAGCCATTATAATAACCTCGTAAAAATTTACGGCGAAAAGTTAGAAAATAAAAAAAGGGGGCAGCCCACGGCAATGTTGTTTTTGGGGTATTACTTGCAACATCCAAAACTCGACCATCAACCCATGCGTTTATCCGATAAGGACGACCTAGAAAAACTTATTATATTGTTATTGTATGAAGAAAAAAATCATCATCCTTATTTTTAACATCTTGTGCAATTCCTACGCACAAAGCATTTCTTCTAGTTCCAACACTCCTAACGTGAATATTTCATCAAGGTCTGAGCCGGCATGTGCAGTCCAGTCTATTCCCGGAATGCAATATTCAAAAACAGTCCATTATGTATATAAAGGATATCTATTTGATAAAGCCATAAACCTTCAAGGCACCGTTAATAATGTTGTTGAGTCAGAGGCCTTTGTTCTTGATAGTTTTTCTATTGAACCAAAAAGCAAAATAATTCAATTAAAAAACGTCACTATAGAAACTAGACACGATTACGATTCATCAATGGTTTCTGCATTTGACTCAAATTTTGTCTACGTTCCATACGATTCGTCAATACAAGTCGGAGATGGCATTTTCATAAAAAATTACTCCTCAATCTTTTTCGGTTACTGCAATGAAGCCGGAGATTTCATAAATTCTCCCAAAGGGTACGTTTCTGGAGAAATTGAAATAACACGCCCAAGTTCAACCCATATTATTAGATTACGAAAACCGAATCAAGAAAAAAATAAAGAACCTCGCAATAGAGACGCTTCAGGAAAATTTCTAAACAGAAAGCCTTCCAAAATAATTCGATACTAAGCAGACAAGTAGCAGCACTCCCCTACTTGTCACTTTTTCTTCTGTTGCAATCCCTACACAGCATCTGACAGTTCGTGTCGATTTACTAACTTTTTCTTCATGAAAGTTCTCATATGTGTACTGTTTGCATTCGTGTTGATTTGCTCCGCTCAAGAAACATCAAGTTCTAGTTCCAGTTATCCCCGTTCTTCATCCGCAGCAGATTCGCAAATTCGCTGCCCCGAAATCGAATACCACGGAATGCAAACAACCAAGTACATTCCCACCAGGCCTTACATCATAAATTGGGATCAAAACACCATAGATTTAAACGGAATTGTAGATTCTGTTGGCTTAGATACTTTTTTTGTTGATCAAAGTTACAAGCTTCACCTTATAGATTCATCTAGAGTCGCTGCAAAAATTCTAAAAATCAAACAAGTGGAGCTAGGTTCTGCCGAGAACACCATGAGGGAAGTCTTTGATTCCAACTTTGTCTATGCTCCCTTGAATCTAAACGTAATGAAGGACGACACAATTTCCATACAAGGTTATTCTGCAAGCGTTTTTCTTGATTGTTCATCCCGATACACAGTTCCTTACGGATTTTTTATGGGAACGTATTCTGTCGGCTCAACCTCGGACATCACTGGATTTAGAAGCGCAATTCACAAGCTACGCAAAACGGCTGAACCCAAGCACAATAGAGACGCCTCGGGTAAATACTTGACTAAAAAAAGTAGAATCGTCAAATACTAGGAATTTTTGAACAGAACGCGTCTCTTAAGGTTCGAACAAATCTTTTGCGGTCACTTCGGAATGCAACAAAGAACTATGGTTGTTTTTTAGGATTCCATCGACCGTCACGAAAGTATGCACTAGGCTTTTACGAGTTTTTGACGTCACCTTAAAAACAGATGCGCGTGCTTTCAGTTTTTCTGCATAATCCTTGCTGATCGCATATTGACCGTTAGTGAATTTGATTTCGCAAAGGTGTATCATCTTGTCTACTCTATCAATGAGTAGGTCGATTTGGGTTCCACTCTCGCCATCGTTCTCCGGCACGTAACGCCACGTACTCACCGCCGTTGCCATCCCTGAAATTCCAAGGGCCTTCTTTATTTGCCTAAGGTGAAGCAGACAAACCTGTTCAAACGAAAATCCTCGCCAAGAGACAACAGACGCATCGTTAAAATGATGCAGCCAAAAATTTTCGTCCTTTGAGTTGTTGTTTTTTACAAACTTATAGTAGAACAACGTATAGAAATCGATCAGCTTGTAGGCCGTATTCTTGACATTTTTTCCGAATTGTGTCATGGACATTATAAAATCGGAGCGTTCAAGGTTTGCAAGAATGTGAGTTAAACGTCCCCCAGAGACACCTGTAATTTCTGCGATCTCTTTTTTTTGTAAACCCTTCCTTTTTTGTGCAAGAGCTTCTACTACCGCAACATACTTATCAGCACAATTAAAAAGGGCTGTATAAAGTTCGTCAAATTCCCGCTGCAAGCTAGAACCATTTTTAAACATCAATTGATTGATATTCTGCTCTAGACTAAGCACCGGGTCCAACAGGCTTAAATAAAAAGGAACCCCGCCGAACGTCATGTAGCATTGGATGATTTGGTAATCGTCCCAGTCAAAACCCCGACTCTGCAAATACAGTTTGCATTCGTACAAAGTAAAAGGACTCAAATGAATTTGCCTCGTAATTCGGTTATGGAGTCCGCCTTGATTTTCAACAAGGTTGTTCACCATCCATGAAGACGACGAACCACATGCAATAAAAACAATGTCGTCACGAAATGCGACCCAAGAATTCCAGAAATATTCTAGAGCCTGCACGAAACCTGACTGCTTGTTGTCGATCCAAGGCATTTCATCGATGAAGACAACCTTCTTTCTAGAAACGCATTTTTCAAGGTATCCTTCCAACAAGCGAAAAGCCTCCATCCATGTGGATGGAACTGTGCAAGCCTCCTTTGAAAATCTGGACAGTTCTTCGCTGAAGTTCTTCAGCTGTATAGCCGTGGAACAATTTCTTGCACCCACAAAGCGAAAATCGTATGAGTCATTAAAGTAATTGCGAATTAATGCGGTCTTACCAACCCGACGACGACCATAAACCACAACGAATTCGGAACGGTCCGACTCCATGCATTTGGTAATTTCAAGTTTTTCTTCAATGCGACCAATGAAATCCGCCATACGACCTCCAAAGAGAATTATTTCCAAATCTATATAATTTTAGGCAGTTTTGGCAACAATTCTTAAAAATAATTTCCAAAACTATGTATTTTAACCCACATTTGGAAATTATTTTCATCGTTTCCTATTCAACAAATTCCAGAATTTCTTTTTTGTGCTTATAGAAATACTGGGTCCAGATTTTTTCCAGTTTATCGAGGGTGGCATCCGAAACGTCGTCCATAGAAATTCGTTCCCCATGGGCAGAGGGCGAAAGGACCTTCACGTTGTCGCTTCCAATATCGGCCATTACTTCAAAGTCGCTGCTCTTGCCGGAGCGGGCCACCCATTCGTTAAGCACGTAGCTTCCCCAGCCAAGCAATGTCTTGTTGCCCTTGGTCTTTACCATCATGTCCATGTCCGTATCAAAAGTCAAAATACGGTAGGTCCCGCGGTCCTTCGTCTTGTTCAGGCCCGCATTCAAGACAGCGATGGGTGAATTCGCCCACATGCCTCCGTCACAATAACAGTACTTGCCGTTAGCATCAAACTCCACATCAAAATAGGTTGGAGCCGATGTAGAAGAGAGTACCGCAAACCACTTCTCCGTCATGGAGTCACCGCGGTCCCAGACCTTTTCCACAGACTTGCCGTTCATGCGAGTCGTCGGAATGAAAATAGGCTTTCCCCACTTATCGCAGGTTCCTTTTAATTTGTCCTGAAGAAGCGTTTTCAAATGGGAATGATCGTAGGTTGGGCATTTCCAATCCAGCAGTCGTTTGTACCAAGGATATCTCTTGAAAATCAACTTCAGATTTTCACGGTATAGCTTATGAATTTCTGCGGCGGAAAATCCCTCGTTCAAAAGGGCGGCCACAATGGCACCTGTAGAGGTGCCGCCAAAGGCAAACGACATGTCCGCCAGCTTCTTTCCACCAAGAGCCTTTTCAAGTTCAACCATTAGCGCCACAGGGCCCATGCCCAATGCGCCGCCACCATTAATCGATATAGCAAGTTTTTCTCTTCTCATAGTCGTGTAATATTAATTTTTTACGAGGCACTTTATTATTATTCCTTGTTGAATTTTTAAGTGTACTAGGAATTTTATGAGCTTCATTTCCGTAGTTCCATGGAACGGCCACAAGGCCGCCGCCAGTTTTACCTTTGACGATGCTTCCGAAAGCCACATTACCAATCTCGCTCCGCTTGCAGAAAAATTGGGCATCAAGGTCACCTGCTTTTTGACAGGCGACAGCTGGTATTTCCGCCACAACTATGACAAGTTTTTGCAGATGGCGCAAGCCGGCCACGAAATGGGCAACCACACCGAAACCCACCCCAAACTGACCCAGCTCAGCGACGCCGAACGCCGCCACGAAATTCTGGACTACAAGAAATTCCTCCAAGATAAATTACCGGGACTCCCCTTCAATGTCTTTGGAACACCCTACTGCGACAACAACGAAGAAGTCCAGACCATCATCGGTCAGGAACATTACATCAGCCGCGACTGCCGCGGCTACGGTCGCATCACCTGGGACAAGGAACCCAACTGGCTATCCATGGATTCCAAGGCCTGGCAGCGTTCCCTGAACACAGTAGAAGAATTCCAGCAAATCGCCCGTGACACCGACGCCGCAGGGGAATGGATTATCTACATGAATCACGGTGTCGACGAAGACCAGAATAACGACTATTCCATCGACCCCAACGACCTGGTCGCCATCATGCAGCAAGCCAAGGATCTGGACATGTGGATCGCTCCCTTCGGCACAGTAGGCGCCTACCATCGTGCAAAGTTTGCAT
Encoded proteins:
- the ileS gene encoding isoleucine--tRNA ligase, encoding MALFREVVKEETFPQIEERVLGLWDKDDSFKKSLDSRPETAPYTFYDGPPFATGLPHYGHLLAGTIKDIVPRYWTMKGKKVPRGFGWDCHGLPIESLVQNELGLAGVAEIQNLGVDKFNETCRSKVLKYTGEWRKTVRRMGRWVDFDKGYKTMDKNFMESVWWVFKQCFDKGLIYQGYRIQPYSPALATPLSNFETNQGYKDRQDPSLTLIFPLVSDNAKFAGSNILVWTTTPWTLPSNFAIAVKADAEYVCVEQDGKKFWVMGTRAGAYFKQPNIVDKCMGSDLAGLKYEALFHISDAYATPEELAKRYTIYVADFVSDEDGAGAVHIAPSFGEEDFQLGASLGLGLFDPLDTEGKFTDKVPMWQGLGAKEADKSIIAYLKEQGRVFKHETFVHSYPHCWRTGVPLLYRALKTWFLKIDGEVTNAEGVTKTLKEWMVENNQTVNWVPDHIKSGRFGKWIANARDWNLSRNRFWGTPIPVWIADDGEMIAVGSIKELADLTGETLEDLHKHFVDKIVIKKDGKEFKRTPEVFDCWFESGSMPYASRHYPFENKELVEKSFPADFIAEGLDQTRGWFYTLTVLSNALFQKPAFKNVIVNGIILAEDGSKMSKSKKNYPDPNELIERTGADAIRLFLINSAALKAEDLRFSEEGVKGIVKQVMLPLWNAVSFFVSNHNADAAKGQLNWNPGEVVKSENELDRWMLATLQDLAAKVEVEMKAYRLYNVVPAIIAAVDDLTNWYVRRSRRRFWKSENDGDKNAAYATMYKVLVDFSKILAPFLPLLAEEIYQILVREVDANAPVSVHLCEFPSADESLKDEALVQRIAMVRGMVEMGRAIRATNNVKNRMPIASMTVVPHGSVELDVAQTMKDLILEELNVREMKFLEDETVLVKLSAKPNFLGIKAKGPEYAKNMKVISAKLNSLTADEIKALQGGETIKFEFGEVGADCLMIQRIVPEGLAVDADSHFTVALDLNVTDDLRRACVARELVNRIQNRRKEQNYTITDKIEVTLFSDSEMFKQAVAENEAYIAGETQATAIKWAASADGLEANDADGEAFAFTTVKA
- a CDS encoding ATP-binding protein — protein: MADFIGRIEEKLEITKCMESDRSEFVVVYGRRRVGKTALIRNYFNDSYDFRFVGARNCSTAIQLKNFSEELSRFSKEACTVPSTWMEAFRLLEGYLEKCVSRKKVVFIDEMPWIDNKQSGFVQALEYFWNSWVAFRDDIVFIACGSSSSWMVNNLVENQGGLHNRITRQIHLSPFTLYECKLYLQSRGFDWDDYQIIQCYMTFGGVPFYLSLLDPVLSLEQNINQLMFKNGSSLQREFDELYTALFNCADKYVAVVEALAQKRKGLQKKEIAEITGVSGGRLTHILANLERSDFIMSMTQFGKNVKNTAYKLIDFYTLFYYKFVKNNNSKDENFWLHHFNDASVVSWRGFSFEQVCLLHLRQIKKALGISGMATAVSTWRYVPENDGESGTQIDLLIDRVDKMIHLCEIKFTNGQYAISKDYAEKLKARASVFKVTSKTRKSLVHTFVTVDGILKNNHSSLLHSEVTAKDLFEP
- a CDS encoding polysaccharide deacetylase family protein; translated protein: MSFISVVPWNGHKAAASFTFDDASESHITNLAPLAEKLGIKVTCFLTGDSWYFRHNYDKFLQMAQAGHEMGNHTETHPKLTQLSDAERRHEILDYKKFLQDKLPGLPFNVFGTPYCDNNEEVQTIIGQEHYISRDCRGYGRITWDKEPNWLSMDSKAWQRSLNTVEEFQQIARDTDAAGEWIIYMNHGVDEDQNNDYSIDPNDLVAIMQQAKDLDMWIAPFGTVGAYHRAKFALENAEVRCENVSCADPSQGRCYQVRWNRPHAKMPANVPVKIRVNFGTELAGGNYKVIQCGKELAPNNGGSYTIEFMEQALSIIS